From the genome of Hathewaya histolytica, one region includes:
- a CDS encoding P-II family nitrogen regulator, with amino-acid sequence MCNIEAIIIIVDRGKADKIVKIAKKHGANGATIFYGRGTGGTEAKHFFNIEVDDCKEIIIILSEKNKVNPIMDAISKEKNLDKPGKGIIFSFPISRLIGLNNINI; translated from the coding sequence TTGTGTAATATAGAGGCCATAATAATAATTGTAGATAGGGGCAAAGCTGATAAAATAGTTAAAATAGCTAAAAAACATGGAGCTAATGGTGCAACTATTTTCTATGGCAGAGGTACTGGTGGTACTGAGGCAAAACACTTCTTTAATATCGAAGTAGATGATTGTAAAGAAATTATAATAATACTTTCTGAAAAAAATAAAGTAAACCCTATAATGGATGCCATATCTAAAGAAAAAAATTTAGACAAGCCTGGAAAAGGTATAATATTCAGTTTCCCTATATCAAGATTAATTGGATTAAACAATATAAATATATAA
- a CDS encoding MFS transporter, producing MKNKSLIKNKYFSLIIFMFMLMVLDAIAENMKGIFIPIFKTSFNISDSVIGIWLLVGSFAYIIFTYFGGLLSKKIGQNKVFILGIFMGVIACLLYSITDNVYILFIDTFILNGALSLCAIAINTIIPTISIGFQAVLMNLTHFFYGLGITVGTSSAGYLLNKNISWKYIYFIIAIMYIVIGICFYFIKIPEISVVKEEKTHSEILFKDKLVYFYVIALGFYIFAEGGTLSWLVNYIQRGYGLTVAGATKYLSIFTALFAIGRLLGGFVAQKLGYINSVMYSTAIALVLFLSGVLLGEKGFVYIAISGGFFAITFPTIVLSISEAFKRDSSYVTGIIVSVASIISMIFNFILSALNEFVGARYAFLIIPLGLFISLCTQILIKNNLKNNI from the coding sequence TTGAAAAACAAAAGTTTGATCAAGAACAAGTATTTTTCGCTTATAATATTCATGTTTATGTTAATGGTTTTGGACGCTATAGCAGAAAATATGAAGGGGATATTTATTCCTATATTCAAAACTAGTTTCAATATAAGTGATAGTGTTATAGGTATATGGTTACTGGTAGGTTCGTTTGCTTATATAATATTTACATATTTCGGTGGATTGTTATCCAAGAAAATAGGACAAAATAAGGTGTTTATTTTAGGTATATTTATGGGGGTTATTGCTTGTTTATTATATTCAATAACTGATAATGTATACATATTATTTATAGATACATTTATATTAAATGGAGCATTATCATTATGCGCTATAGCTATAAATACCATTATTCCTACAATATCCATAGGTTTTCAAGCTGTACTTATGAATTTAACTCATTTTTTCTATGGATTAGGTATTACAGTAGGGACAAGCTCAGCCGGATATTTACTAAATAAAAATATTTCTTGGAAATATATTTATTTTATTATAGCCATAATGTATATTGTAATAGGTATATGCTTTTATTTTATTAAAATACCAGAGATAAGTGTTGTTAAAGAAGAAAAAACGCATAGTGAAATTTTATTTAAAGATAAGCTTGTATATTTTTATGTTATAGCATTAGGTTTTTATATTTTTGCAGAAGGGGGAACCTTAAGTTGGCTAGTTAATTATATACAAAGGGGTTATGGTCTTACTGTAGCCGGTGCGACTAAATATCTATCAATATTTACAGCATTATTTGCAATAGGTAGGCTTTTAGGCGGATTTGTAGCACAAAAGCTTGGTTATATAAACTCTGTAATGTATTCTACAGCTATAGCGCTAGTATTGTTTTTATCTGGTGTTCTTTTAGGAGAAAAAGGATTTGTATATATAGCAATATCGGGTGGATTTTTTGCTATAACATTCCCAACTATTGTTTTAAGTATATCTGAGGCATTTAAGAGGGATTCTTCCTATGTAACGGGAATAATAGTATCTGTAGCAAGTATAATTAGTATGATTTTTAATTTCATATTAAGTGCATTAAATGAATTTGTGGGAGCAAGATATGCCTTCCTAATAATCCCACTCGGTTTATTTATATCTTTATGTACTCAGATCCTTATAAAAAACAATTTAAAAAACAATATTTAA
- a CDS encoding pro-sigmaK processing inhibitor BofA family protein, whose translation MGNFIYLVIAILTLVLVVKLLAWPMKVLLRLLINGILGYVLLLLVNVFGKSIGVYIPTNALSCLIAGIFGVPGVLFLIIFNKFF comes from the coding sequence ATGGGTAATTTTATATATTTGGTAATTGCTATTTTAACCCTAGTATTGGTAGTTAAACTTTTGGCTTGGCCAATGAAGGTTCTACTTCGTTTATTAATAAATGGTATTTTAGGATATGTACTTCTACTCCTTGTAAATGTTTTTGGTAAGTCTATAGGGGTATATATACCCACTAATGCACTTAGTTGTTTAATAGCCGGAATTTTTGGGGTGCCAGGAGTTTTATTTTTAATAATTTTTAATAAGTTTTTTTAG
- a CDS encoding FMN-binding protein, with protein sequence MTKKRVLSLLVATAISLSIITGCGSKTEPKKDDTKSTAATSQYKDGKYKAEYDKADERKWKAFIEIEIKDGKIASSNFDYVNDKGQFKSKDEGYNKMMKEQGKKTCAEEFSKKFNEGLVSKQDVEKVDGVSGATHSFDDFKTLSSKVLSEKATKGDTSTLLVPAPTPSK encoded by the coding sequence ATGACAAAGAAAAGAGTCTTAAGTTTATTAGTAGCAACAGCTATAAGTTTATCAATAATTACAGGTTGTGGAAGTAAAACTGAGCCTAAGAAGGATGATACTAAATCAACCGCTGCTACATCTCAATACAAAGATGGTAAATATAAAGCTGAATATGATAAAGCTGATGAAAGAAAATGGAAAGCATTTATAGAAATCGAGATTAAAGATGGAAAAATAGCATCTTCAAACTTTGACTATGTAAATGATAAAGGTCAATTCAAGAGCAAGGACGAAGGATACAATAAAATGATGAAAGAGCAAGGTAAGAAAACCTGTGCTGAAGAATTTAGTAAAAAATTTAATGAAGGATTGGTTAGTAAACAAGATGTAGAAAAAGTGGACGGTGTATCTGGAGCTACTCACTCTTTCGATGATTTTAAAACTCTATCTTCTAAAGTTTTAAGTGAAAAAGCAACTAAAGGTGATACATCTACTTTATTAGTACCAGCACCAACACCATCTAAATAA
- a CDS encoding DUF1538 domain-containing protein, producing the protein MGLLNLLKNIASSARDILPIASFLIIFQVFILKTPIDNPKSVCFGLILSTIGLYCFVQGLDIALIPLGKSVGSNLPKLDNTILVVLFAFIMGYGATLAEPALTSLGAQIEEISSGVMTNRMFTHTVSLGAGFGMSIGMMKILYKIPSTYVIIPMIAVVGILGFFAPERITGVAFDAAGVTTGPVTVPLNMALAIGLSTMIGGSDPLIDGFGIIALSCLGTILAVLLLGIIIQF; encoded by the coding sequence GTGGGGTTACTTAACTTACTAAAAAACATTGCATCCTCTGCTCGAGACATTCTGCCCATTGCTTCATTTCTAATTATATTTCAGGTATTTATTTTAAAAACCCCTATTGATAACCCTAAATCTGTATGCTTTGGATTAATCTTAAGCACAATAGGTTTGTACTGTTTTGTACAAGGATTAGATATTGCACTAATTCCACTAGGTAAGTCTGTAGGATCTAACTTACCAAAATTAGATAACACAATATTAGTAGTTCTATTTGCTTTTATAATGGGATATGGTGCAACTTTAGCTGAACCTGCCCTCACTTCATTAGGGGCTCAAATTGAAGAAATCTCGTCAGGTGTTATGACAAATAGAATGTTTACTCACACCGTATCCCTAGGTGCTGGTTTTGGCATGTCTATTGGAATGATGAAAATACTGTATAAAATCCCTTCTACTTATGTAATAATCCCCATGATAGCAGTAGTGGGTATACTTGGCTTCTTTGCACCAGAACGAATAACGGGAGTTGCCTTTGATGCAGCTGGAGTCACAACTGGCCCTGTAACCGTGCCATTAAATATGGCCCTTGCCATAGGTCTTTCCACTATGATTGGGGGTAGTGATCCTTTAATAGATGGTTTTGGAATTATTGCACTTTCATGTTTAGGAACTATTCTCGCTGTTCTACTTCTTGGGATAATAATACAATTTTAA
- a CDS encoding GNAT family N-acetyltransferase translates to MVNNKLISIETIKDNPSEYIIKDVVGINLGRVFIIEFDKKNKNVLIRLKFYKKTEEYFEHILESLDILTDTFFCKKDLFKINLIVSEEFDFSSIIEKGFKLEGILKDTIYCGVNNYKSEFLFGITIEQFRIGKIKNRFSLKGNNIELKILTPEDSQVSLEYCIRNKNHLKPYEPSRDKEYFTLAGQKNNLTQSYKEYLNGKEVSFGIFKGNNLIGKIRFSNIVLGILKSCTVGYSMDEVEQGKGYMKEALKLSMRYVFEVLELHRIEASTLLDNEKSQRVLKSCGFKELGVNEKYLFINGEWRDHIMFYRTCNWKEQF, encoded by the coding sequence ATGGTGAATAATAAATTAATTAGTATAGAAACTATAAAAGATAATCCTAGTGAATACATAATAAAAGACGTTGTGGGTATAAATCTAGGAAGAGTATTTATAATAGAGTTTGATAAAAAGAATAAAAATGTACTTATAAGACTTAAGTTTTACAAGAAAACAGAAGAGTACTTTGAGCATATATTAGAAAGTTTAGATATACTAACAGATACATTTTTCTGTAAGAAAGATTTATTTAAGATAAATTTGATAGTAAGTGAAGAATTTGATTTCTCATCTATAATAGAAAAAGGATTCAAGTTAGAAGGGATTTTAAAAGATACTATATATTGCGGTGTTAATAATTATAAGTCTGAATTTTTATTTGGAATTACTATAGAGCAGTTTAGAATTGGAAAAATAAAAAATAGATTTTCTTTAAAAGGAAACAACATAGAACTTAAAATATTAACTCCAGAGGATAGTCAGGTTTCACTAGAGTATTGTATAAGAAATAAGAATCATCTTAAACCTTATGAGCCATCAAGGGATAAGGAATACTTCACACTAGCAGGTCAAAAAAATAATCTTACTCAATCTTATAAAGAATATCTTAATGGAAAAGAAGTTAGTTTTGGTATATTTAAAGGAAATAATCTTATAGGGAAAATAAGGTTTTCTAATATAGTCTTAGGCATTTTAAAGAGTTGTACTGTAGGATATTCTATGGATGAAGTTGAACAAGGAAAAGGATATATGAAAGAGGCACTAAAGCTTTCTATGAGATATGTCTTTGAGGTTCTTGAACTTCATAGAATAGAAGCATCTACACTTTTAGATAATGAAAAGTCTCAAAGGGTACTGAAATCATGTGGCTTTAAAGAGCTTGGAGTAAATGAAAAATATCTCTTTATTAATGGCGAATGGAGAGATCATATTATGTTTTATAGAACATGTAACTGGAAAGAACAATTTTAG
- the dnaX gene encoding DNA polymerase III subunit gamma/tau: MAYTALYREWRPKSFKDVVGQHHVTTTLKNQIKNHRIAHAYLLCGTRGTGKTSTAKILSKAVNCLNSDNGEPCNQCEMCKKINLGTAIDVVELDAASHNKVEHIRDIIEDVQYPPSEAKYKVYIVDEVHMLSISAVNAFLKTLEEPPANVVFILATTDPQKLPITILSRCQRFDFKRIKSEDIFERLRDIIDELGILADDKSLKLISRMCDGAMRDALSILDQVISMHNNKIDYESVVDILGLVTNENLIHLVDSIIDKNIDNSIKNLDDIILSGKDIYTFIKDMVIHMRNLMMAKISDNPDEILDMSSESIQTLKEQGSKLRVEEIMRYIRILQEAEEQCKWSKQGRIFLELAIIKMIKLEYDTSKEVLLARINTLEKALKEGTITIKSNKNDNIKINVEKKEESFVNKVEEEKISLDEEIISDENYHSNLTLEKVKLAWNDILGMLKARREMIIYASLATGKVTDFKNGVIYITYEENYAFNKRRLEQDQYRNKAENIFCEALKEKVKLRYNVIKQEEETIPEEILNKTFGVDKVEIIE, from the coding sequence TTGGCTTATACTGCACTTTATAGAGAGTGGAGACCGAAAAGTTTTAAAGATGTAGTAGGTCAACACCATGTAACTACAACATTAAAAAATCAAATAAAAAATCATAGAATAGCACATGCTTATTTGTTATGTGGGACTAGAGGTACAGGAAAAACCTCTACAGCTAAGATTTTATCAAAGGCGGTAAACTGTCTTAATTCTGATAATGGGGAACCTTGCAATCAATGTGAAATGTGTAAAAAAATAAATCTAGGAACAGCTATAGATGTAGTGGAACTAGATGCAGCATCTCATAATAAAGTTGAACATATAAGGGATATTATAGAAGATGTTCAATATCCACCAAGTGAGGCTAAATACAAGGTTTATATTGTAGATGAAGTACACATGTTATCAATTAGTGCCGTAAATGCATTTTTGAAAACCTTGGAGGAGCCTCCAGCTAATGTAGTGTTTATACTTGCTACTACAGATCCACAAAAGCTACCTATAACTATTCTATCAAGGTGTCAACGTTTTGACTTTAAAAGAATTAAAAGTGAGGACATTTTTGAGAGACTTAGGGATATAATAGATGAGTTAGGAATACTGGCTGATGATAAGAGTCTTAAGTTAATATCTAGGATGTGTGATGGTGCTATGAGAGATGCACTTAGTATATTAGATCAGGTAATATCCATGCATAATAATAAAATTGATTATGAAAGTGTTGTTGATATACTAGGCCTTGTAACTAATGAAAATCTCATACATCTAGTAGATAGTATAATAGATAAAAATATAGATAATTCTATAAAGAATTTAGATGACATAATTCTCAGTGGTAAAGACATATATACCTTTATAAAAGATATGGTTATTCATATGAGAAATCTAATGATGGCTAAAATTAGTGATAACCCAGATGAAATTTTGGATATGTCTAGTGAAAGTATACAGACGTTAAAAGAGCAAGGATCGAAACTAAGAGTAGAGGAAATAATGAGGTATATAAGAATACTTCAAGAAGCAGAAGAACAGTGTAAATGGAGTAAGCAAGGTAGAATATTCTTAGAACTCGCAATTATAAAAATGATAAAACTTGAATATGATACTTCTAAAGAAGTTTTATTAGCCAGAATAAATACTTTAGAAAAAGCATTAAAAGAAGGAACAATAACTATAAAGTCCAATAAAAATGATAACATAAAGATTAATGTAGAAAAAAAAGAAGAATCTTTTGTTAATAAAGTAGAAGAAGAAAAAATTAGTTTAGATGAAGAAATAATCAGTGATGAGAATTATCATTCAAATTTAACATTAGAAAAGGTAAAATTAGCTTGGAACGACATTTTAGGCATGTTGAAGGCTAGAAGAGAGATGATTATATATGCATCTTTAGCAACTGGAAAAGTAACAGATTTTAAAAATGGAGTAATTTACATAACTTATGAAGAAAATTATGCTTTTAACAAAAGAAGATTGGAACAAGACCAATATAGAAATAAAGCAGAGAATATTTTTTGTGAAGCACTAAAAGAAAAGGTCAAATTAAGGTATAATGTAATTAAACAGGAAGAAGAGACAATTCCCGAGGAAATTTTAAATAAAACCTTTGGAGTAGATAAAGTAGAAATAATTGAATAA
- a CDS encoding FAD:protein FMN transferase yields MKKKYLILSLIITTAFTLCSCSMQSSSKSSPLSKTEFLMGTTVSVSLYDNKKEDILNKSFQKIKEIENEISINKNGTELDKINNLSGKEKVNAKNTTYDIIKKGLYYSEQSKGSFDITIGPLVKLWSIGLPEEKLPTKKEIDEKKALINYKDLEINDSSHSVYLKKPGMIIDLGGIAKGYTADEVIKILNENNVKSALVDLGGNLFALGRNPKNNNPWKIGIQDPKNSRGKIVGSISVENKSVVTSGIYERYFKKDGIRYHHILNPFTGYPYNNELAGISIVSAKSVDGDALSTFIFSKGLNEGKKIIEKYDGVDAIFITKDNKIYLTSGLKGNFTKTNENYKLISE; encoded by the coding sequence ATGAAAAAAAAGTATTTAATATTATCGCTTATAATAACTACTGCATTCACCCTTTGTTCTTGTAGTATGCAAAGTAGTAGTAAAAGTTCCCCTCTTTCCAAAACTGAATTTTTAATGGGTACAACCGTATCTGTTTCTCTTTATGATAATAAAAAGGAAGATATATTAAATAAAAGCTTTCAAAAAATAAAAGAAATAGAAAATGAAATTAGTATAAATAAAAATGGTACAGAATTAGATAAAATAAATAATTTATCAGGTAAAGAAAAGGTAAATGCTAAAAATACTACTTATGATATTATAAAAAAGGGATTATATTATTCAGAACAGTCCAAAGGATCTTTTGATATAACCATAGGTCCCCTAGTTAAACTTTGGAGTATAGGACTTCCCGAAGAGAAACTTCCTACGAAGAAGGAAATAGATGAAAAAAAGGCTCTTATTAATTATAAAGATTTAGAAATAAATGATTCTAGTCATTCCGTTTATCTAAAGAAGCCAGGAATGATAATAGACCTTGGTGGTATAGCTAAAGGATATACTGCTGATGAGGTAATAAAAATATTAAATGAAAATAACGTTAAATCTGCTTTAGTTGATTTAGGTGGTAATCTATTTGCCTTAGGTAGGAATCCGAAAAACAATAACCCTTGGAAAATTGGTATTCAAGATCCTAAGAACTCTCGTGGAAAAATAGTAGGATCAATAAGTGTTGAAAATAAATCCGTAGTTACTTCTGGAATATATGAAAGATATTTTAAAAAAGATGGTATTAGATATCATCATATACTCAATCCATTTACTGGGTATCCTTATAATAATGAGCTAGCTGGCATAAGTATAGTGAGTGCTAAATCTGTAGATGGTGATGCCCTTTCAACTTTTATATTTTCTAAAGGCCTTAATGAAGGGAAAAAGATAATCGAAAAATATGATGGTGTAGATGCTATATTTATAACTAAGGATAACAAGATATATTTAACTTCTGGACTAAAAGGAAATTTTACTAAAACAAATGAAAATTACAAACTTATATCAGAGTAG
- a CDS encoding DUF1576 domain-containing protein, whose product MAHNIKRKIYKTYYVMIGYFLIFASVGLIMDKPKKVFLGLKNILFQSNILITDYVALGGIGAALFNASILSIIFLFLFIYVGIKPNGSTISCLWLMFGFGLFGKNLLNVWPIVFGVWLYSKYQKEPFLNYILIASFGTTLAPTLNELIFTNIFPLYISIPFALFISTTIGFILSPVTSYCIRIHQGYNLYNTGLSAGLIGTVLMSIFRAFGINFETRLIWAKGHNLFFGTLLICIFISFIILGYIFDKETFKKLKKIFKQPGRLVSDFYIMYGSGATFVNMGILGMTFTILVILIGGDLNGPTMGGIFTVVGFGAFGKHLRNVIPVTVGAMLSSFLNIWAINSPSMLLAILFSTTLAPISGHFGWIFGIIAGFTHVCMVMNLGYLHGGINLYNNGFAGGIVAMILVPIITSFKDKVVSSVD is encoded by the coding sequence ATGGCTCATAACATTAAGCGAAAAATTTATAAAACCTACTACGTTATGATTGGTTATTTTTTAATCTTTGCATCAGTAGGACTAATAATGGATAAACCGAAAAAAGTATTTTTAGGACTAAAAAACATTTTATTTCAATCTAATATATTAATAACAGACTACGTTGCCCTTGGCGGTATAGGTGCTGCCCTTTTTAATGCAAGTATCCTCTCAATAATATTCCTATTTTTATTTATATATGTAGGTATAAAACCTAATGGTTCTACTATATCATGTCTATGGCTAATGTTTGGATTTGGCCTATTTGGTAAGAACTTATTAAACGTTTGGCCTATAGTTTTTGGTGTATGGCTTTATTCTAAATATCAGAAAGAACCATTCCTAAATTATATACTAATAGCTAGTTTCGGTACAACCTTAGCTCCAACATTAAATGAATTAATCTTTACAAATATTTTTCCACTATACATTTCAATACCTTTTGCTTTATTTATTAGTACAACTATAGGCTTTATCCTAAGCCCAGTTACCTCTTATTGTATTAGAATACATCAAGGATATAATCTTTATAATACAGGACTTTCTGCAGGACTTATAGGCACGGTTCTAATGTCTATATTTAGAGCCTTTGGAATAAATTTTGAAACAAGATTAATTTGGGCAAAAGGACATAACTTATTTTTTGGTACACTTTTAATTTGTATCTTTATCTCATTTATAATTTTAGGATATATTTTTGATAAAGAGACCTTTAAAAAGCTAAAAAAAATATTTAAACAACCAGGTAGACTTGTTAGTGACTTTTATATAATGTATGGAAGTGGAGCAACTTTTGTAAATATGGGTATACTTGGTATGACTTTTACAATTCTAGTGATACTAATAGGAGGGGATCTTAATGGTCCAACTATGGGAGGTATATTTACGGTAGTCGGCTTTGGTGCCTTTGGAAAGCACTTGAGGAATGTAATTCCTGTTACTGTAGGTGCAATGTTATCTTCATTCTTAAATATATGGGCAATAAACTCTCCAAGTATGCTACTTGCCATACTGTTTAGTACCACTTTAGCTCCTATAAGTGGTCACTTTGGATGGATATTTGGAATTATAGCTGGATTTACTCACGTTTGTATGGTAATGAATCTTGGCTATTTACATGGTGGAATTAATCTATATAATAATGGATTTGCAGGTGGTATAGTAGCTATGATTTTAGTACCTATTATTACCTCATTTAAAGATAAAGTGGTGAGTTCTGTAGATTAA
- a CDS encoding YbaB/EbfC family nucleoid-associated protein: MAKGGFPGMGGNMNNLLKQAQKMQQQMEKMQGELENKTFEVSVGGGAVVAVASGKKQITDIKIKEDVVDPDDVEMLQDLVVTAVNEALRKAEEDTAKEMGKLTGGMNIPGLF; encoded by the coding sequence ATGGCAAAAGGCGGATTCCCAGGAATGGGAGGAAACATGAATAACTTACTAAAACAAGCACAAAAGATGCAACAACAAATGGAAAAGATGCAAGGCGAATTAGAAAATAAAACTTTTGAGGTTTCTGTTGGTGGAGGAGCTGTAGTGGCTGTAGCTAGTGGCAAGAAGCAAATTACTGATATAAAGATTAAGGAAGATGTAGTGGATCCAGATGATGTAGAAATGTTACAAGATTTAGTTGTAACCGCTGTAAATGAAGCACTAAGAAAAGCAGAAGAAGATACAGCTAAAGAAATGGGTAAATTAACAGGTGGAATGAATATTCCAGGTTTATTCTAA
- the recR gene encoding recombination mediator RecR has protein sequence MDFYPVAIEKLIEEFAKLPNIGKKTAQRLTLHVLNLPKEEVEGFADALVKARGTIKYCSICGNYTEKDPCSICSNPNRDRSLICVVENPKDIMTVEKVREFNGVYHVLHGTISPMAGRGPEDIRLKELIRRINGEVKEVIVATNPNIEGEATAMYISKILKPLGAKVTRIAHGIPVGGDLEYADEVTLSKALEGRKEI, from the coding sequence ATGGATTTTTATCCTGTAGCAATAGAAAAGTTAATAGAAGAGTTTGCGAAGTTGCCTAACATAGGTAAAAAAACAGCTCAAAGGCTTACCTTACATGTGCTTAATCTACCTAAAGAAGAGGTAGAGGGATTTGCAGATGCTTTAGTTAAAGCTAGAGGTACTATAAAATATTGTTCTATATGTGGAAACTATACAGAAAAAGATCCTTGTTCTATATGTTCAAATCCTAATAGGGATAGGAGTTTAATATGTGTAGTAGAAAATCCTAAAGATATTATGACCGTTGAAAAAGTAAGGGAATTTAATGGTGTATATCATGTATTACATGGCACCATATCACCTATGGCTGGTAGAGGACCAGAGGATATTAGACTTAAAGAGCTTATAAGAAGAATTAATGGAGAAGTTAAAGAAGTTATAGTTGCAACTAATCCTAATATAGAAGGTGAAGCTACGGCTATGTATATATCTAAAATATTAAAACCACTTGGAGCAAAAGTTACAAGAATAGCTCACGGTATACCAGTAGGAGGAGACCTTGAGTATGCAGATGAAGTAACTCTCTCAAAAGCACTGGAAGGAAGAAAAGAAATATAA
- a CDS encoding DUF2508 family protein, with protein sequence MDKKDVLDVLFEKVKYSNEQMDIIYSLEEAREEWHSASRFFQYVSEPDLVDYAIHREDAAKSKFMYYLSKARDKGIEVNWVYMIG encoded by the coding sequence ATGGATAAGAAAGATGTATTAGATGTTTTATTTGAAAAAGTAAAATATAGTAATGAACAAATGGACATAATTTATTCCTTGGAAGAGGCAAGAGAAGAGTGGCACTCAGCAAGTAGATTCTTTCAATATGTAAGTGAACCTGACTTAGTTGATTATGCCATACATAGGGAAGATGCTGCAAAGTCGAAGTTCATGTATTACCTATCTAAGGCTAGAGATAAAGGTATAGAAGTTAACTGGGTATATATGATAGGATAA
- the sfsA gene encoding DNA/RNA nuclease SfsA translates to MKFKEKIISAKFIERPNRFQAYVNVDGEEIMVHVPNTGRCREILIPGITVLLREGVTPNRKTPYDLIAGYKNDKLINIDSQIPNKVVEEALRQGKISKLKEFNIVNREKTFGNSRFDFKIENEKGKEYYLEVKGVTLENDGMTMFPDAPTERGRKHLLELVEVKKTGRGAGVLFLIQMDNVKSFTPHDEMDREFGEALRYAKNNGVDIFAYKCKLGTDFMELSKEVDVLL, encoded by the coding sequence ATGAAATTTAAAGAAAAAATTATTTCTGCTAAGTTTATTGAAAGACCCAATCGTTTTCAAGCTTATGTAAATGTGGATGGGGAGGAAATAATGGTTCATGTTCCTAATACGGGACGATGTAGGGAAATATTAATACCAGGAATAACAGTACTTTTAAGAGAAGGAGTGACACCCAATAGGAAGACTCCATATGATTTAATTGCAGGTTATAAAAATGATAAGCTTATAAACATAGATTCTCAGATACCCAATAAGGTTGTGGAGGAAGCACTTAGACAAGGTAAAATATCAAAGTTAAAGGAATTTAATATAGTTAATAGGGAAAAGACTTTTGGAAATAGTCGTTTTGATTTCAAAATTGAAAATGAAAAAGGGAAAGAGTATTATTTAGAGGTAAAGGGAGTAACTCTTGAAAATGATGGAATGACTATGTTTCCTGATGCACCTACGGAGCGAGGACGTAAACATCTATTAGAACTTGTAGAGGTTAAAAAAACGGGAAGAGGGGCTGGGGTGTTATTTCTTATTCAAATGGATAATGTAAAGTCATTTACACCTCATGATGAAATGGATAGGGAGTTTGGAGAAGCACTTCGATATGCAAAAAATAATGGAGTGGATATTTTTGCATATAAATGTAAGCTTGGTACTGATTTTATGGAGCTTTCTAAAGAAGTAGATGTACTTTTGTAA